The genome window ATCACCCGCGAGCCCATCACGGAAGTAACGGACGGGCTCGGTGGTCCAGACCCGATCGGGTTTGCGACGGAACTCGAGAGTCGCGGCCTCCAGGCGGAGCGAGCCTTCGTCCCGCACTACCACGTTCCCCTCGAGGAAAACCGCTTCGTCGTTTCTTAGCTCGCACCGGTCGGCGGTCACCACCACCGGCGTCTCTTCCTTCCCGGCGGCGAATCGAATCTCCACCTGCCGGAATTGCTGGGCGGATTCGCTCCGACCGATACTCTCGGCGGCCTTGAGCGTCCAGGCGACGTTTCCCTCGGAGTCGAGCTGCTGGATTTCGATCTGACGAGACGTCGGATCCACCGGCTCGTCGAGGCTCGAGAGCGAGCGGGACTCGCGCCCACGCAACCCTTGCCAGACCTGATGAGATACGTAGGCGCCG of Vicinamibacteria bacterium contains these proteins:
- the lptC gene encoding LPS export ABC transporter periplasmic protein LptC; translated protein: MTLVQIRFLKRGLLLLFVASGAYVSHQVWQGLRGRESRSLSSLDEPVDPTSRQIEIQQLDSEGNVAWTLKAAESIGRSESAQQFRQVEIRFAAGKEETPVVVTADRCELRNDEAVFLEGNVVVRDEGSLRLEAATLEFRRKPDRVWTTEPVRYFRDGLAGDAGSMRYLIGEGNLELEEGVSMTLQRGSDAPVEVTSKRAVLKRRQNWLRYVDDVHVRHSDRSLACNDLQVYFSEDRESIEHLEAYENVDLRMNVS